Within Corvus cornix cornix isolate S_Up_H32 chromosome Z, ASM73873v5, whole genome shotgun sequence, the genomic segment tttctcaagttggaaggcacccataaggatcatcaaCTTCAGCTCCTCCTTGCAGAAGCATGACTACACAAACTTTACAGTATAAAAGgttttactttgattttaaatatcCCAAATTTTTAATTGCTATAATACATAAGAATAATAGTATTTAATACATAAGAAAAATAGTATTGTGCTAAGAACtgtacagaagaaaatgtgaaagatgCTGCATAATGTATCTGCTGAATCTCCTATGAGCCAAAGCTTTGGATTTCAGTTTTTGTCACTGGATTCCAATAGtcttttgcttcatttgcttttgttgCTAAGTAAGGTGATCTTCCTTTATAGGGATGATTCAAAATCATTTTTCTGTGGCCTGTTCTGATTTTGGCCTTGCCAGTACATGGACTTAAACTAACACTAGCTTCTTACCCAGTCATTTTCTGTTCAAATCCTCCTTTATAGTACAGTGAAAGACTACAGGTCAAAATCCTCTTTACTGTCTCTGTAATCACCTTCTCCAATGTTTTCCAAAGGTGGAAAGCATAATGACCTGCAACTGCACCAGTTGCAAATCCATGTCCAACTGCTGTCATGGTTCTGGTCAGCTGTCAGTGCAGCATGGCTGGGTCCCAGACGGCTCCCACAGGGACACTTGGCATAGTATAGGCCTTcagaggaggaggctgtgactcCTTCCATGATGAAAGGGAGAAGGGGATATGTAGTTGGTATGTTATCTActttcagaattatttcagtCAGCACACTCAGAACCCCACTCCTCCAAATTTGTATCATCTGGTCATACCAACTTGAGTTTTCTCAAGAGTATCCTGACTCAGTTTTCTTCTACTggtattttctccttctgcccGCTGCACATGCTTGAGACATCCTTTAGCTCTTGTAaaatctaatttatttatttatttgtttgtttgtttgttttggggggttttttgtgagggtttttttttttggttgatttggttggttttagattttttttttgttgttgtggaTGCTGCGTTTGAGTTTTGTTCATTAAACTTATTATTAtcaaggatttttattttgctttgttttgttcctttatttttaatcaatttcTATTGTAAGGGGAGAAAGTACTGACATTGTTAAACAGATTTAATGGGACTATGAACTAGcccttcttttcattttgctagTAATAGTAATAGGTAAAGCCACCTACTAGAATAAAACACACTATTTAGGCAGCTCTTAATTTTCAACAAAACATCTTTAGAAAACATGCATGCTTTCATTACCATGGTTGTAAGCTTTCAGTTTGAACCTATAATGAGAACCAATGTTTATAAAGTTCTTTTGTCCAACATGGAAGAAAACCTAAACTCCGTGTCTGTAAGTAAATTCAAGAAcctctctgttccttttcccccaacaattttatttatcatttcaTACAAGGTTTCTCAGATTTTACACCTTCTATGGAAGTGTCACTGAGTAGctcaagggaggtgattctccctcACTTTCTCTGAggagaccccacctgcagttCTCTGTCCAGGTCTGGGGTCCttagcacaggaaagacatacTCCTGTTTGAGTTGGTCCAGAGGAGAGCCAAAAAAATATTAGAGGAATGTGTCTCCTATGAGGAATGGCAGAGAGAGCtggttgttcagtctggagaagagaaggctcccGGGAGACCTCCTTGTAGTCTTTCAATACTTAATGGGGCTTATAAGAAAAATGACCACAGACCTTTTAGTAGGGGCTACTGTGATAGGACAAAGGTcagtggttttaaattaaaagaaagtatATTCAGActaaatacaaggaaaaaaaaaaaaaaagatggcatTATTGAAGCTCTGGAACCAGTTTCTCAGGCCAGGCAGTAAActctccccatccctgtaaACACTCAAGGTCAGGTTGAACAcggctctgaacaacctgatctagttgaagatgtccctgcccatagcagggtATTTGGACTAGATGTCGtttaaaagtcttttctaaCCTAAGCTCTTCTCATTCTATGACTCCTTCTCCTTTAGGAATCTCTAATTCTGATGTGCTTCTGTATATATCTTGGGTCATACCAACAAGCCACTGATGCCTTCTTAGAAGACACATCACTGTAAGGGAAAAATCATCTTCACAAGGAGAcacaaatgaaaagaacaaGATGTAATCTGTGGGCTAATTTCATGCTTTCAAACAGATCTTTCTCCTATAAGTAAGTTTCACAGTTTAAGGATAGACTGTCCACACTGATCCCTGTTTcagggtttgttgtttttttttttttttttttctttaattgcatACTTATTCAGGATACAAAGAATCTTTAAAGACAGAGGAACTGATACACTGAATGACCattaaaataatactaaatCTATTGGCTCTGTACCACAGATCAGTTCAATGCTTTTCCTGAGTCTCTGCTTAACCATATAAAAGATACAGCAATATCTCTTTCAGAGAATATGGTAACATAGTGATTTATcttattccttccttccttcctttctagTTCTCCAAGAACACAGGCTAATATTGTGGTTTGCTCCTGACCAGAAAAggccttccttttctttcagatgctCTCAAGTTGCACTGATGGAGGCATTAGAGTGGATATCAAAGGCAGAAGGTTTTACAAAATTATCTTGGCATAGGTGAAAAATCTTGCAACTACTTTATTCATGAATTCTCAAGACCGTAAGTTTAAAAActagaacagcagcaaaaagagaCTATCTTGAAAAAGAGGAAGACTGAGTAAAGGTAAGACCCACACATCACTACTGTTTATGATCAAAATatgttaaatgtttttgttgaattttaatAGACTGAATTTTAAGAGATTGAAGTCATTGCTTTTGTGAATAATTTACTTGAGAGGTTGTCAGTCTGCCTAGCAAAAATGCTTTTCGCTTTAtatgctcagaaaaaaacatagcCCTCTGTGCTAATTCTTAAGACTGTTATGGTGATAGGAAA encodes:
- the LOC104692035 gene encoding LOW QUALITY PROTEIN: dnaJ homolog subfamily C member 15-like (The sequence of the model RefSeq protein was modified relative to this genomic sequence to represent the inferred CDS: substituted 1 base at 1 genomic stop codon): MTAVGHGFATGAVAGHYAFHLWKTLEKVITETVKRILTCSLSLYYKGGFEQKMTGXEASVSLSPCTGKAKIRTGHRKMILNHPYKGRSPYLATKANEAKDYWNPVTKTEIQSFGS